The Geoalkalibacter sp. nucleotide sequence ATCATCGCCATGGATGTCGATGAGTTTCCCGCGAGCACGCACAAGTACCGCGCCGAGCTCGAAGGGCGCAGCATGCTGGTGAAAAAAGCCAAACCCTTGCCTGTTGAATGCATCGTGCGCGGCTACGTCTCCGGTTCGGGCTGGAAGGATTACAAGAAAACCGGCGCGATCTGCGGCATCGCCCTTCCCTCCGGGTTGGTGGAAAGCCAACAGCTGCCCGAGCCGATTTTCACCCCCTCGACCAAGGCCGAGCTCGGCGAGCACGATGAAAACATCGATTTCGCGCAAACCGTGAAACTGGTCGGCGAAAAACTAGCCGCCCAGGTGCGCGACACCACCATCGCCATCTACGACCGTGCCCGTCAGGTGGCCGACGCCAAGGGCATCATCATTGCCGACACCAAATTTGAATTCGGTATCCGCGACGGCGAACTGATCTGGATCGACGAGGCGCTCACCCCTGATTCCTCGCGCTTCTGGCCCAAGGATCTTTATCGTCCCGGCGGTCCGCAGCCGAGCTTCGACAAACAATTCCTGCGCGACTACCTGGAAACCCTCGATTGGAACAAACAGGCGCCCGCGCCGGCGCTGCCCGAGGAAATCGTGCGCAAAACCGGTGAGAAATACCTCGAAGCGCTCAAGCGCCTGACGGGTATGGAACCACCACGCTAATCATTCGAGCAAACCCCACCCGGCCGCGAGGATTATTCCTCGCGGCCTTTTTTACGCTTTCCGGCAACGACCTTCCGCGGTGAATAGAATGGCTGATTTTTTCATCCGCAGACATTTGCTCCCAGCGCTGGCGGCGCTTTCCCTGGCGTTGGCCGGCTGCGCGGCCTCTTTCGCGCCCAAGCCGACACGGCCCGCGATCGAACACGCCGAGGAGGGGGAAAATCTGGTCTTCCAGCGCAAGTTCGAAGAGGCCGAAAAAGAATTCCGCCTGGCCCTTCTCGCCGCGCCGGAGGAAACTTCTCACTACTTGCGACACGCCGATCTTCTGGAAATCCTCGGACGCGACCAGGAGGCCCGCGAGGTTCTGACGGCAGGACTGCGCTCCAGCAAGCCCGACAGGGATCAGACCCTGCATTTGACCCATCGGCTGATTCTGCTCAACGCCCTCAAGCTTGACGGTCTCAAGGAAGCTGTGCGCCTGCTGGAGACCTTGCCCCCCGACTCCTTTGCACGCACCGACGGCGCCGGCGTCATCGCCCTCTCCCAGGATCAACCCCGTGCCGCGCTGCCGCTCTTCGACCGCGCCCAGCACCTGGCGCGCAACAACGACGAGCAGGCCCTCGCCTTGTACCATGCCGCCCTGGCCTACCTTCGCCTCGAGGATGAAAAAAGCACCTCGGCGGCGCTCTACTATGCCATCACCCTCGCGGAGAATCCCGTCCTCATCAAGGATATCGAAAGGCTCTGGGCCAAGATCAACATCAAGACGAATTGAGCCAGGTCAAATCGCCGATCCCCTGCATCTGCTAAGCTCAAGGCATAAGATAACGGAAAGGAGAGCACCCCATGGCAAGCGACAAGCATTCGGTCAAGATGGAAGGCGGCACCCCCTTGAATCTGGCAGGGATGGTGGATTATCAGGAAGGATCGGTGGTCAGCCGCACCCTGCTGCAGGACGAAACCGGCACCCTGACGGTCTTCAGCTTCGACGAGGGCCAGGCCCTTTCGGAACATACCGTCCCCTACCATGCCTTCGTTCAGGTCCTCGACGGCGAGGCCGAAATCACCGTCGGCGGCACTCCCGCGCGGGTCAAGGCCGGGGAAATCATCCTCATGCCGGGGCATGTGTCCCACCGGGTCCGCGCCGTCAAGCGCTTCAAAATGCTCCTGACCCTGTTCAAGACGGCGAAAGCTCAAGAAAATTCCTGAGTCGCGAAAATCCAGGCTTGTTTTCCGCGCATTGTCCGATTCAAACGCCTATGCTATAAATCCCTCGGTCAAGCAAGACTCCGCCCGAGGGATTTATTCATGCTGGAGAGACTCTTTAAGGTTCATGCCCGCGGCAGCAATCCGCGAACGGAAATCATCGCCGGCGGCACGACGTTTCTCACGGCGGCCTACATTATTTTCGTCAACCCCGCGATCCTCGCCCAGGCCGGCATGGATCAGGGGGCCTTGACGACCGTGACCTGCCTGGTTGCCGGACTGGCCACCCTGCTGATTGCCCTCTGGGCCAATGTCCCGCTTATGATGGCCCCCGGCATGGGCCTCAACGCCTTTTTCGCCTACACCCTGGTGATCGGTCAGGGTCTGCATTGGACCACCGCCCTCGGCGTCGTATTTCTCTCCGGCATTTTCTTTCTGTTCCTCACCCTGATCGGCGTTCGCGAACGCTTGGTCAACGCCATCCCCGCATCCTTGCGCCTCGCCACCTCGGTCGGCATCGGCCTCTTTATTGCCTTTATCGGCATGCAGAATCTCGGGCTGGTGGTCCGCAACGAAGCGGTGCTGGTGCAAATGGGTCCCCTGACCACCGAGGTCCTGCTCGGTCTCGCCGGTCTGTTGCTGGTCGCCATTCTGGAATTGCTGCGGGTGCGAGGCTCGATCCTGCTGGCCATTCTCGCCACGGCGGGAGCCGGGATGCTCCTCGGCCTCACGCCCTTGCCGTCGCAGGTGGTCGCCCCGCCCCCGTCCATCGCCCCCATCGCATTTTCTCTCGATATTGTCGGAGCGCTGAAGATTTCCCTCTGGGCGAGCATTTTTTCCTTCATGTTCGTTGATCTCTTCGACAGCCTCGGCACCATGCTCGCGGTCTGCCGCGAGGCGGGCCTGACCGACCGGGAGGGCAAAATCCCCGGCCTGCCGCGCATGCTCACCGCCGATGCCCTGGCGACCGTGGGTGGGTCGCTGCTCGGCACCAGCACCACCACCGCCTACATTGAATCGGCAAGCGGCGTGGCTGACGGAGGGCGCACCGGCCTGGCGTCCGTGGTGACCGCTATCCTGTTTTTGCTCGCCTCCTTTTTTACCCCCGTCATCGCGGCGGTGCCCGCCTATGCCACGGCGCCGGCCCTGATGACCGTCGGCATTTTCATGATGCGCGGCATCGGCCAGATCGATTTCTACAATTTCGAGGAAGGCCTGCCCGCCTTTCTGACCCTGATCCTGATGCCTCTGACCTACTCCATTGCCACGGGACTGGCCTTCGGTTTTGCCTCTTTCGTGCTGCTCAAGCTTTTTCTCGGCAAAATCCGCCACTGCGACCCGTTTCTCATTGGCGCCGCCGTTCTATCCCTGATCAGCCTCATGGTTTCCTGAGACACAAAGTCCTGCCTGTTCCGCTTATTTATCAAAGAAAATTAGCCACTTCAAACCATTATCCCCTTTTTTCGATTCCGGCTCCTGTGGCATACTCAGACCGCTCTTTCCACTGCCGCGGAAAACTTTTTTATCGGTCTGGTTTTATTTTGCGAAGGGGGTTCCATGATCGCCGTTCATGGGCGCGGGCTCTTGCTGGTTGTCCTTGCGCTTTCCCTGCTATTTTTCATAGCTTTCCCCGGCTCGGGCTTCAGCGCGGATCTGCGCCTGACGTCCGACACGATCCTCCAATCCTTCAAGCGCGACCTGCCGGGTGAACCTGACCGCAAGGTCGCCCCCGTTTACGAATATCTCCAGGTCGATTACGGCAAAAAGGAAGAAGCCGGCCTTTCCTTTCACGGTTACGGGTGGATGCGCATCAACCTCGGCGACGACTATTTCGACGATACCACCGAGGCCGAACTCTTGTACGCCTATTTGGAATACGATACGCCCACCCAGGAGTTCCTGGTACGCGCCGGGCGCTTTTATGTCTTTGAGGGCGTTGCCAACGAAGCGGTGGATGGCGTTTATGGACGCAAACACCTGCCCAACAACATCACCCTGAGCGCCTATGCCGGGCAACCCGCCGCCCTCGCGAACACCAACGGCCGCGCGGGCGACTACATTGTCGGCGGTCGCGTCTCCCATCACCACATCGGCCGCTACGAGTTCGGCGTCTCCTACAAAACCCTCGCCAACGACGGCGGCAATGACGAGCAGTTCGCCGGCTTCGACGGCTATGTCTATCTTCCGGCCCGCATCTCCCTGCAGGGTACATCGGTTTATAATCTCAAGACCGACGGCTGGGCCGAACACTTCTACGAATTGCGCGTGCCCATGGGACCAGTCGAGGTGCGCCCCTTTTATCAGAAATACCGTTATGATGATTTCTTCGTGGATCAGGGCAGTTCCGCCTTTCCCTTCCGCTTTTTGGCCGGCACCGGCAACAGTTTGGAGGTCTTCGGCACCGAAGCCTACCTCTACCTGGATGAACGCTTCGAACTCGCGGGACGCCTGAAACACTACGAATACGACCGGCGCGACGGCAGCGCCGATTACTACTCCCTGATTTCAACATGGAAAATTCAGATTCTCAGCCAGGTCGGCATCGAATTGGGCCGCATGGACGGCGATCAGGATCGCCATCGCTTTACCCTGGCGCGCGGCTTCTTTTACTGGGATGCCCGCCCCTGGTTCGTTTCGGGGGACGCCATGTTGGTCGACTACGACCGCCAGAAATTCGGCAAGGATCAGGCCTGGTTTGCCTCCCTGGGCTTCGGCCGGGGTTTTCTCGG carries:
- a CDS encoding NCS2 family permease → MLERLFKVHARGSNPRTEIIAGGTTFLTAAYIIFVNPAILAQAGMDQGALTTVTCLVAGLATLLIALWANVPLMMAPGMGLNAFFAYTLVIGQGLHWTTALGVVFLSGIFFLFLTLIGVRERLVNAIPASLRLATSVGIGLFIAFIGMQNLGLVVRNEAVLVQMGPLTTEVLLGLAGLLLVAILELLRVRGSILLAILATAGAGMLLGLTPLPSQVVAPPPSIAPIAFSLDIVGALKISLWASIFSFMFVDLFDSLGTMLAVCREAGLTDREGKIPGLPRMLTADALATVGGSLLGTSTTTAYIESASGVADGGRTGLASVVTAILFLLASFFTPVIAAVPAYATAPALMTVGIFMMRGIGQIDFYNFEEGLPAFLTLILMPLTYSIATGLAFGFASFVLLKLFLGKIRHCDPFLIGAAVLSLISLMVS
- a CDS encoding cupin domain-containing protein yields the protein MASDKHSVKMEGGTPLNLAGMVDYQEGSVVSRTLLQDETGTLTVFSFDEGQALSEHTVPYHAFVQVLDGEAEITVGGTPARVKAGEIILMPGHVSHRVRAVKRFKMLLTLFKTAKAQENS
- a CDS encoding phosphoribosylaminoimidazolesuccinocarboxamide synthase — translated: MSKLVLKTDFPDLKLVNRGKVRDIYDLGEHLLIVTSDRISAFDVIMNEAIPYKGFVLTQISRFWFEKMTDIIPNHIIAMDVDEFPASTHKYRAELEGRSMLVKKAKPLPVECIVRGYVSGSGWKDYKKTGAICGIALPSGLVESQQLPEPIFTPSTKAELGEHDENIDFAQTVKLVGEKLAAQVRDTTIAIYDRARQVADAKGIIIADTKFEFGIRDGELIWIDEALTPDSSRFWPKDLYRPGGPQPSFDKQFLRDYLETLDWNKQAPAPALPEEIVRKTGEKYLEALKRLTGMEPPR